The Neoarius graeffei isolate fNeoGra1 chromosome 7, fNeoGra1.pri, whole genome shotgun sequence genome includes a region encoding these proteins:
- the LOC132889489 gene encoding elongation factor 1-alpha 1: MGKEKLHINIVVIGHVDSGKSTTTGHLIYKCGGIDKRTIEKFEKEAAEMGKGSFKYAWVLDKLKAERERGITIDISLWKFETSKYYVTIIDAPGHRDFIKNMITGTSQADCAVLIVAAGVGEFEAGISKNGQTREHALLAYTLGVKQLIVGVNKMDSTEPNYSQKRYEEIVKEVSTYIKKIGYNPETVAFVPISGWNGDNMLEASPNMTWFKGWKITRKDGSASGTTLLEALDAIQPPTRPTDKPLRLPLQDVYKIGGIGTVPVGRVETGILKPGMVVTFAPVNVTTEVKSVEMHHEALSEALPGDNVGFNVKNVSVKDIRRGNVAGDSKNDPPQEAAGFTAQVIILNHPGQISAGYAPVLDCHTAHIACKFAELKEKIDRRSGKKLEDNPKNLKSGDAAIVDMIPGKPMCVESFSEYPPLGRFAVRDMRQTVAVGVIKGVEKKAPTGGKVTKSAQKAQKAK, from the exons ATGGGAAAGGAGAAGCTCCACATCAACATTGTGGTCATTGGCCATGTTGACTCTGGCAAGTCCACTACAACTGGCCACCTCATCTACAAGTGTGGTGGCATCGACAAGAGAACCATCGAGAAGTTTGAGAAGGAAGCTGCCGAG ATGGGTAAGGGATCCTTTAAGTATGCCTGGGTGTTGGATAAGCTGAAGGCGGAGCGGGAGCGTGGTATCACCATTGACATATCCCTGTGGAAATTTGAGACCAGCAAGTACTATGTCACAATCATCGATGCTCCTGGGCATAGAGACTTCATCAAAAACATGATTACTGGCACCTCCCAG GCAGACTGTGCTGTCCTGATAGTGGCAGCTGGCGTTGGCGAGTTTGAAGCTGGTATCTCAAAGAACGGTCAAACCAGAGAGCATGCACTCCTGGCGTATACGCTGGGTGTAAAACAGCTCATCGTGGGTGTTAATAAGATGGACTCCACTGAGCCCAACTACAGCCAGAAACGCTATGAGGAAATTGTAAAGGAAGTCAGCACTTACATTAAGAAAATTGGCTACAACCCTGAAACCGTGGCATTTGTCCCCATTTCTGGGTGGAATGGTGATAACATGTTGGAGGCCAGCCCCAAT ATGACTTGGTTTAAGGGCTGGAAGATCACCCGTAAGGATGGCAGTGCATCAGGAACTACTCTTCTGGAGGCTCTGGATGCCATCCAGCCCCCAACTCGTCCCACTGATAAACCACTCCGTCTGCCTCTGCAGGACGTCTACAAGATTGGAG GCATTGGAACTGTACCCGTGGGTCGTGTGGAGACTGGTATTCTGAAGCCAGGGATGGTGGTAACCTTTGCACCTGTTAATGTTACTACTGAGGTGAAGTCTGTGGAGATGCACCATGAGGCTCTGTCTGAGGCCCTGCCAGGGGACAATGTGGGCTTCAATGTCAAAAACGTCTCGGTGAAGGATATCCGCCGTGGGAATGTCGCTGGGGACAGCAAGAATGATCCACCCCAGGAGGCAGCTGGCTTCACTGCTCAA GTGATCATCCTGAACCACCCTGGGCAAATCAGTGCTGGTTATGCTCCAGTGCTCGACTGCCACACTGCACATATCGCCTGCAAGTTTGCTGAGCTCAAGGAGAAGATTGACCGCCGCTCTGGAAAGAAACTTGAGGATAATCCTAAGAACCTCAAGTCTGGGGATGCCGCCATTGTGGACATGATCCCTGGGAAACCTATGTGTGTGGAGAGCTTCTCGGAGTATCCGCCTCTTG GGCGCTTTGCTGTGCGTGACATGCGTCAGACTGTGGCAGTTGGAGTGATCAAGGGAGTTGAGAAGAAGGCTCCAACTGGTGGAAAGGTCACCAAGTCTGCTCAGAAGGCCCAGAAAGCCAAATGA